The sequence ACAACCACCTCTTTCATTATCTCTGGTTTCCCAAATACAGGGTCCTGAACCAAAGGTCCTATGGTAATGCCTCCATGAACCCTCTTATCCTGCACCAAACCACTGTGTAGTGCACAAAGACCTGTTTTTCCCCTTGCAAATGAGTGACAAGGACCGCTAGGTTGGTTGCCATATTCTGATCCTGGATGGCCCCAAGAACACTTCTTTCCTCCACCATGTGCCTTGCAAAAATCAGTGCTGCCTTGTGCACTCTTGCCACAACCTTCAAACTTGCATCGCTTGCCCCCACCATGACGTACACAGTAGTCAGTCCGTCCCCTAGCACTTTTAGTGCACTCAGGCATGGCACATCTCTTTCCTCCCCCATGTGCCACACAGAAGTTGGTACCTCCATGAACACTCTTTGTACAAACCCCACCACCTTGGAATGCACATCTTTTCCCCCCTCCATGGCCCTTGCAGAAAGGTGTACTCCCTTCAGCTCCCTTGGTGCACCCTGTAGCAGTACATCGTTTTCCACCACCATGTGCCTTGCAGAACATTGTGCTCCCTTGCGCCCCTTTTGTGCATCCTGAAGCTTGGCAACGGCGACCACCTCCATGTGAAATACAAAGGCCTGAGAGGCCTTCTGCACTCTTTGTGCAGTTTTCTCTTTGACATCTCTTGCCACCACCATGCCTGATACACAACCCTGATTTTCCTCTGGCAGCTCGAGTGCAACCTTCATGACTGCATCTCCGACCACCACCATGAGCAATGCAGAAATCTGTTCGTCCTTCTGCACTTTTTGTGCACCCAAGGAATTCACATCGACGACCACCTCCATGGGCTTTGCAGTACACAGTCCGGCCCTCGGCACCCTTGTGGCAACCTGGTTTCTGGCACCTACGACCACCACCATGAGATATGCAGCGGCCAGAAGCACCTCTAGCTCCCTTACCACATCCTTCAATCTGACATGTCTTCGAAATAGTGATGCGATGCTGTGTCGTCCGTTGCTGCTTTGTTATCCCGGAAGTACAGGTGACTGAGCTTTTTGGTGTTGTTATTACACTAGATGAAAGGTCTGGAAAAATGGGAGCTGCATCAATACTTTCTGGCACCTGTTTGGAAAGGAAGCTATTCCCTGGGCTTGGTGAGGTCTGCAATGGTCGCAGAACAATACCTGGTTTCCAGCGACATGAAGTTGAACCTTCATCTGCACTTTGGGCCCCACCAACTGATTGTGGCATCTCCATTCCAGATTGAACTGATGTGGAACTACGATGGATATTGGTGATATCAGATTCAGAGGGCCCAGTTGAGAGGCTCAACTCCAAATCAACCTTGGGCTGCAATTCCACTACTTTCAGACTTGAAGTACCATGTTTCTTTGGACTAGGCACCTTGTCACTGCCAAGATGCAATGTGAAGTCCAATTCCAGATCCATCGAGGACTCCTCATCAGTTTCTTTGGCTGAAGACATTGTAGTGCAAGCAGTTGCTGAACTCCCCTTGCTGTCTGAGGAACTTGATGAACGCCCAAGCCCAAGCCCAAGCCCAACTTGCTGGCCCATAAATGAATCAATCAAACTCCACTTTCGTTTAGTTCCCTTTGAGCTTGACAACAAAGGGACTGAAGAACTAGGGGAGTTAAGCCGTAAAGTAGTATCTGTGCAATATTCAACTCCAGGACCCCCAACTTGCATTGAATTCCCCAAAATCTTGAACGCATTTGAAGAATAATTAGAAGCAAAACCCAAGTTCTGGAACCTGTCACCCATTAAGTTATACCTTAATGCAATAGCTATGTACAAACCTAAACTAAATTCCAATAGAACAGTCTGCCTGACTTCCGGGCTGAAGAAAATTATACACAAAAACTAAAGGTTAGATGTCTCTAAAAGAGCACATCCCACCACCGCTAACAAATCCTGACGTATCTCGCCGATCCATCTCCTAAAAGATAATTTAAACCAGACTTCCACTGATCAGTTGCAACAGGTGCAGACAAGACAAATTGTTTTCTTCACAACAGCATCATGGAAGCAAATCATCCTGCTTCACAGCAATCACAAGGTCAGGGAGAGGAATGAGAGCATGATCTGATTGTAACCAGagtttatatacaaaaaaatcacaaactaaataaaatatgactCTCTCTAAACAATTGATCTACACATATATGAAGTAACATGCATAGGACAAGTAACcccacataaaatatataagagGGAGCATACAAGACAGAGAATGAAAACAGATTTAGTAACATATATAGCTATAatccaaacaaattaaaagtaGTTGCACAATTGGCTGAAAACAAACAAATCTGATGAACACAGAAATAAATGTTACTAAAGTacaattaattttgtgaaaaaataaCAGCTcatagaaacaaacaagagaCAAGTATTCAGAGGCCAccatacataaaaaaataaacaaataaaaaaataaaaacaactgcCTTCTCcacaataaagaataaaatctaACTCATAAAATACGAAACAACTGGAAAAAAGTTAACTCTGAAATTAAATAACTTAATTTATCCAACAACTAGACTTCACATTACATCAAAAATAACTAGACTGCAcatgattgaaaataattatcCTCCAAAGAGCTCATTACTGAAACTtcatccctttttcttttcaactcTCCTCAACTCTTAAACCCTATGAAGATATGATAAACGGAACTGGAGAAAAGTTTTCAATATTAAAGTCATGGTGAtctgaataagaaaaataataaaatgaatgaaaacaaaaaaatgaaaaaaaaaaatgaaaaagaaaaccttcaaaagcaacaaaacaCAAAATTCACGTTCTAGTTTCAGAACTAGTACTTATCCACAATCTTGACTTTTCCCACAGCTAGAAAGATAGGGGCATGAACATCCAAATACAAACAAACGGAAACAACTAGAAAAGATGTATAAAACATCTCAGgacaaaagaaatttaaatcttatgcTAAAAATCTTGCAGAAGCAGATGCTTAAAACAGTTTAAATTCGGAGAGAAATTTCCCCAAATACGCTTAATATACTCCTCAATTCAAAGAAACTATTCACTTATATTCATTCACAACTTCGTCACCATGAAAAAAGTAAAACTAGTCTACAAAAGGAATTATATTCTTAAGCCGTATACTATTCGTTATCAACATCTACAGGTTAGAACATCCTCTAAGTCAACATCCAGATATGAATTTTAAGGGCAGTAGAAGCTGACTATATCTAAGAGAAAGTAAATCAACGCAGAGAATACTTTGCTCCTTTTTACTCTTtatctttttcgtttttcttcttttgtactAAGGATTTCTTCGAAGCTAGACAAAACAATGAAGTTAACAGAAACAAATGAATTCATAaacatatgaaaacaaaaatacttcAGATAAATTTAAACTCGATTGattgaaaaacaatttcaatCGAAATCTAAGAGAAAAACCTCAAGAAGTCACTCCaaatccaaaatataaataaatttcacaGGGAAAACATTAAGGAAAGAGAAAGCTAAAACCAATGTATACTTTTGCTAAGACATCATAAAATGTGTACAGAGTACTCTTTTACTTTCCTCAATTTTCATGGAAACCAAACAGAACCTAAAGGAGTAGCTAAAATTTACAgagttctaaaaaaaaataataataatactaattagATAAATGACAATTTATTAACAGATTTGTCAAAATGGAACCATTACACATACATGTAGTGTAGCAcgtaatttgaaaaaaataaaaataaaaataaatctttaagaAACAAAAACCTCTTTGCTAAGAAAACGAAAGGAACACCTAACATTCAACAAATTCAGACGCGAATACAATAACAacgattgaaaaaaaaatgtacaaaaacaatatcataaatcAGCAGAAAACAAGCTCCGTAATCGgttgataaaatgaaaataaataaatgaggcTTTACTAAATCTTTTAGctcacaaaattcaaaaaaaattcagctcaacaaaacaaaaaaaaaaaaaaagttgtatagCCTCCGAAATTCACAGCAAGCCAAATATGTAAttgagcccaaaaaaaaaaaaaaaaaaagtctttcttattaatatttctCACTCCAAATCCAAACAACAAGGCAAAGCtgaattttcaaccaaaaaaaaaattgaagaaaaaatttaaaaaaaataaaaaaaaggagaaaggcTTTGGAAACAGAGTTGGGAGATTTGGCGGAGAAAGATAAAAGGATGAGTTGAGAACTAAGATTTAGGAATCAACAATCCAAATTACCTTGAAATTCGAATAGATTTGGTCAGTTCGTCGGCGCAGAGACTGAGGAACTGGGCATGGGTTAGGGCTTTCGGAGCCGGCTACTGAGGAAACGAGACTTGACGAGGCGGCGAAGAAAGAAAGACAGACAGAGAACCAGACAGAGAGatatatgagagagagagagagaagtggaATGACGAAATGACGGGAAGGGTGCGCGtgttattaaaataccaaattctGCTTCTCCTCCAAATTTCTTACCCCCGTTATTCACCCCACCTTTTACTActtttacttctttttcttttttttaacttcttttgtaaaaattaaattcatggatgctatattttatttttgttttgtataattttctttttacataaatgtaaatatttctataattattatttaaattttttgtcaacgaaatgattaattatattcGTAAATTTGATCAATATATTTGCAAATTTAGGATGAAAGGCAACGTATCGGATTGTATTATCTAGTCTTcatgtaaaatttaattaaacaaaatataatttattaaacttttataTAGAAATAGATAAGCACAaacttatttgttaaattatcatattattcATTATTGATAACCtaatctattaaaaatatatataaatttaaaaaaaaatatttaacttttaaataataaaataatatttttaaaaaatcatacaaaaaatttgtttgtttctttatttttaaaaatataaattaatatatatttaataataaattaaataattttaatatcatcaaacttatataattataaaaatattatttttaataaatttacaagtttatgatattatattaatgtttatctattaaaatttattaatttattaaattttattggatgatattaatataaatagaatattttcatttaaatttataaattatcatatgaaATTCTATTTTGTTACTAAATGTACGGCTGTGATTTCATACAAGTAATTtactcattttttcttttctttttttaccttGGAATCTGTTCCTATATGAAAAATTGACCAAATAATGATTtaatcataatttctttttaacatattagactttctttttttttttgctctgaatatatatatatattttttttagatatgtaattctttttcatttattacattttttgaaATTGGTTATAGAGTGCTAATTAcagaaattaaacaaatatatgtatattgatgTGATTCAATCAATTATTCCACTTACTAAATATGAATCCttgttaatataattttcacCATTATTATCTAACCGCATTGAGTTGCTCaattatattaacatttttatcAAGGCACAAAAAGTTTTGGGGACGAAacgaataaaattttattaacattattcATTTAGTAACATTCTTAAGATTTTATGAATTCTATATAATTACCATAACACCAATGTcacaagttttttttaaaaaaaaataaataaataagtaaaaataagccaaaaaaaaaagttaaaaaaaaatgttaaccaaaataatGTACTggttaaaaaatatgtatattgagTGTACCTAGCTTAAAAAAGTACAAAGTGCCTGATAAGTTCGACGAACAGAGACGCAGGAAAGGTTATGATTTTAACTAATGCCTCGATAACACTTAATAGCATTACATTGCTAGTctcatgttcttttttttttttttttaaatcaatttggtCTGTGAACTTtattggtgattttttttttttaaaaaaaaaatgccttctgataatttgtaaaaaaatatgcTTTCTGATAATGGCATATACATCAAACCGTAGCTCTACCTAATAATATGCACTATGAAGTGCCTTAATTAACCTGGCAactatctttattaattttttatgtttttaggactccaattataataattataatattagaaGGGTGATATTTTTAGAGTACTACATGTTCTGTGAGAGGTTCATGTTTCGACGGAGATTGGACCGGCATTttcttaatattaattaattgttttgtatatattgttaaattaattGAGATTTCCTGCAAAGTTTTATTCTCCATTAAAAGTTTAATTAGTATTTCTtaagaaaaaagtttaattagtacaaaaaaataagattaattGGTTGTTTGATTGAAAAATGACCTATGCTGaggatgaaaataatttttatatattaacataaaaacagattccgaaataaaatttaaatttttttacttggCATCCTTTATTAAACCTTGTCTGCCAACCATATTACGATGTCCATTCTTCGCCATTCATCAATCATTTTCTACTTTGCTACCATTACAGTCAATCCAATAACCCTAAACTTTTTTTGCAGCTTGATACCAGCTAGAAAATTACTAGATTACAAAATCCATCAacattagataaataataacaaaataaagaatatacATCATATACCAAAAATATGCTTCTTCtatttaaacaaaacaaaataataataataataataataataataatgcatgaccaaataatgacaaaaagattttgcttattttcttTAACTCTTTTACTTAGAACTACCAACACTATTTTAAAACCATTATAATTGaactgaatatttcaaaatattaatagaaAAGACAACAACTTTGATACCCTAACactgaaaataaattatttaacaacaaattatatttggaaaaaaaaatgtaataattaaactaagaaaaaagtataataccaaaaaaacaaaaagaagaaaaggtcaaataaactaataatataatCACGTGGAGAAGCGGCATGAATAGTTGCAACTATTCCGCTCAGGTTCATTGAACCAACCCCGAAAGACACCCTCCTGAAACGTAAGGCAGAGTTTAGCGGATCGAGGCAAAGGCCAGAGAGCGATTTTCGTGGGTTACGGGTCTGGGTCTCTGGGTCAGAGGAAACGTGTGGAGGGTCAAAAATTAGGTCGCGTGGCGATACGAAATCGGGGTTGTACGCGACCCTTTGGCCGCTCTCTATCCACCACTTCcccaccacccccccccccccccccccccaaaaaaaaaaaaaaaacaaaagccacGTCATAAATGACGTGATGTTTTTGAGAGAGTCGGTCGGCAGCGGCTCGTCACCGCTCTTGgtgcttcttcttccttttgtgGACCCCACGAGCTTATCTTTTCCCCctggacacaaaaaaaaaaaaaaaaaaaagataataagatAATAATGAAAATCTGTGGGCCATGCTCGCGGTTTCGTTTTATCAGCAGTTAGGCGCTTACGGACTTAACCGCTACATCGaaaatctctttctctctctgccACGCTCCTCACTAGCGAGTGTAGAATCGAGCTCACGAGCAGCCTCCGTTTCCACTCCCCCAAATGAAATATCTAAAAAAGCGACGTCGTTTTTGGATTCTTCCATTTCACCCCACCCTCCCTCCCTCATAAAGAAAACGTTGGATTTTTCCCAATTCCAAATCCCTGAGAATGTGATATCTTTTTGCTAAGcctttaataaaaaatgattaaaattaaaaataaaaataaaagaaaaaaagaaaaaaaaaaagagtggtgCTAAACCGCTTGGTATTGAAACAAATATCATGCCCATTTGatgtttcatatttttttttccgaacaatttgaaaaaaaaaaaaaaaagtcaaaatttcaaCCTTTCAATCTTTCAAAAAGGTCAAGGAATCGATtcccttatcttttttttttttcaataaataaatattcactCCCAGCCACAGGATTCTGACACGTAAGAATCTAAGATTACGTTTCTCACCGCCGGATCATgtcaatttctcccaaaaatgGTCCCCATAGATCGCATAAAGATCCATCTCCGACCTTTTTATAAGGCATGGTCATATCATATCATAGACACGGAAAATCACGTTCCTTATTCCtactaaccaaaaaaataataataaataaataaataaattcatttacggtttttattttttttatctacgaTTGTCATACCTACCTCCACTtgtatcaaaattcaaaattatgtcCCACATAGATTCTCAACCGTACGATTAGAATTTTACAACTAGTCTACGAAACTTCTGCGGTGAAGATCTAAGGAAAACGTACTCGTGGAAAAATTAGAAGCTTGAcgttgtttttaaattattatattcctTTAAAAGCCCTTTCTTTTaaagtatgatttttattttataatttctattttactattttttttaagctataatttctatttttatattttctcctTTTGGAATGATGGTGGATAGTTCGAGGTGCTTTCAactaaccttttttttaaaaataaaagaatatgcTCATAAATATTCGGTTCTGTATAATGCACGTGTGATGTTTCATGTACGAGCATATCACGTGACAAATCAGGctgaagaaaacaataatatttttattgtaattaaaaGTTAGttcaaatcaacaaaaatcTTTGTTGATGAATAGACAGAACAATATAACTTGATTCGATCATAGAACAAAAAAGCTATATAATTTgactattataattaattaataccatTTAAAGTTAGaattaaatgtaaaatatagGAAACTAAAAGGA comes from Ziziphus jujuba cultivar Dongzao chromosome 6, ASM3175591v1 and encodes:
- the LOC107430234 gene encoding uncharacterized protein LOC107430234 gives rise to the protein MGDRFQNLGFASNYSSNAFKILGNSMQVGGPGVEYCTDTTLRLNSPSSSVPLLSSSKGTKRKWSLIDSFMGQQVGLGLGLGRSSSSSDSKGSSATACTTMSSAKETDEESSMDLELDFTLHLGSDKVPSPKKHGTSSLKVVELQPKVDLELSLSTGPSESDITNIHRSSTSVQSGMEMPQSVGGAQSADEGSTSCRWKPGIVLRPLQTSPSPGNSFLSKQVPESIDAAPIFPDLSSSVITTPKSSVTCTSGITKQQRTTQHRITISKTCQIEGCGKGARGASGRCISHGGGRRCQKPGCHKGAEGRTVYCKAHGGGRRCEFLGCTKSAEGRTDFCIAHGGGRRCSHEGCTRAARGKSGLCIRHGGGKRCQRENCTKSAEGLSGLCISHGGGRRCQASGCTKGAQGSTMFCKAHGGGKRCTATGCTKGAEGSTPFCKGHGGGKRCAFQGGGVCTKSVHGGTNFCVAHGGGKRCAMPECTKSARGRTDYCVRHGGGKRCKFEGCGKSAQGSTDFCKAHGGGKKCSWGHPGSEYGNQPSGPCHSFARGKTGLCALHSGLVQDKRVHGGITIGPLVQDPVFGKPEIMKEVVVAEDMNVDVMKMGSSIEKSVGGTCIDLKQFGPFSGSFSVGEGRVHGGSHFIKVGSVLGTSNSHNQCVIGDMSEPMKSFIVPQNWM